A part of Neoarius graeffei isolate fNeoGra1 chromosome 8, fNeoGra1.pri, whole genome shotgun sequence genomic DNA contains:
- the psma1 gene encoding proteasome subunit alpha type-1 isoform X2, translated as MFRNQYDNDVTVWSPQGRIHQIEYAMEAVKQGSATVGLKSRTHAVLVALKRAQSELAAHQKKILHVDNHIGISIAGLTADARLLCNFMRQECLDSRFVFDRPLPVSRLVSLIGSKTQIPTQRYGRRPYGVGLLIAGYDDIGPHIFQTCPSANYFDCKAMSIGARSQSARTYLERHMDRFTESNLNDLVQHGLCALRETLPAEQDLTTKNVSIGIVGKDLEFTIYDDDDVAPFLEGLEERPQRKPVQPSDDAAPAVSDEPMEH; from the exons ATG TTCAGAAACCAGTATGATAACGATGTTACAGTGTGGAGTCCTCAG GGACGAATCCACCAGATCGAGTACGCCATGGAGGCAGTGAAGCAGGGCTCAGCGACTGTGGGCCTCAAATCACGCACTCACGCTGTGCTGGTGGCATTAAAG agggcTCAGTCTGAGCTCGCTGCTCATCAGAAGAAGATCCTCCATGTTGATAATCACATCGGGATTTCCATCGCTGGACTGACTGCAGATGCTCGACTGCTCTG TAACTTCATGCGTCAGGAGTGTCTGGACTCAAGGTTTGTGTTTGATCGTCCACTTCCTGTGTCTCGTCTCGTATCACTCATTGGGAGCA AAACTCAGATCCCCACACAGCGTTATGGGCGGAGACCGTACGGAGTCGGCCTTCTGATCGCAGGCTACGAT gatattGGTCCTCACATTTTTCAGACTTGTCCGTCTGCTAACTACTTTGACTGTAAGGCCATGTCCATCGGAGCGCGCTCACAGTCCGCACGCACGTACCTGGAGAGACACATGGATCGCTTCACTGAGa GTAATCTCAATGACCTGGTGCAGCATGGGCTGTGTGCTCTCCGAGAGACTCTCCCTGCTGAACAGGACCTCACCACCAAG aACGTGTCCATTGGAATCGTGGGTAAAGATCTGGAGTTCACcatctatgatgatgatgatgtggctcCATTTCTGGAGGGTTTAGAGGAGAGACCTCAGAGGAAG cctGTCCAGCCCAGTGATGATGCCGCTCCAGCTGTCTCTGATGAGCCGATGGAACACTGA
- the psma1 gene encoding proteasome subunit alpha type-1 isoform X1, which produces MCLSSLQFRNQYDNDVTVWSPQGRIHQIEYAMEAVKQGSATVGLKSRTHAVLVALKRAQSELAAHQKKILHVDNHIGISIAGLTADARLLCNFMRQECLDSRFVFDRPLPVSRLVSLIGSKTQIPTQRYGRRPYGVGLLIAGYDDIGPHIFQTCPSANYFDCKAMSIGARSQSARTYLERHMDRFTESNLNDLVQHGLCALRETLPAEQDLTTKNVSIGIVGKDLEFTIYDDDDVAPFLEGLEERPQRKPVQPSDDAAPAVSDEPMEH; this is translated from the exons ATGTGTCTCTCATCCCTGCAGTTCAGAAACCAGTATGATAACGATGTTACAGTGTGGAGTCCTCAG GGACGAATCCACCAGATCGAGTACGCCATGGAGGCAGTGAAGCAGGGCTCAGCGACTGTGGGCCTCAAATCACGCACTCACGCTGTGCTGGTGGCATTAAAG agggcTCAGTCTGAGCTCGCTGCTCATCAGAAGAAGATCCTCCATGTTGATAATCACATCGGGATTTCCATCGCTGGACTGACTGCAGATGCTCGACTGCTCTG TAACTTCATGCGTCAGGAGTGTCTGGACTCAAGGTTTGTGTTTGATCGTCCACTTCCTGTGTCTCGTCTCGTATCACTCATTGGGAGCA AAACTCAGATCCCCACACAGCGTTATGGGCGGAGACCGTACGGAGTCGGCCTTCTGATCGCAGGCTACGAT gatattGGTCCTCACATTTTTCAGACTTGTCCGTCTGCTAACTACTTTGACTGTAAGGCCATGTCCATCGGAGCGCGCTCACAGTCCGCACGCACGTACCTGGAGAGACACATGGATCGCTTCACTGAGa GTAATCTCAATGACCTGGTGCAGCATGGGCTGTGTGCTCTCCGAGAGACTCTCCCTGCTGAACAGGACCTCACCACCAAG aACGTGTCCATTGGAATCGTGGGTAAAGATCTGGAGTTCACcatctatgatgatgatgatgtggctcCATTTCTGGAGGGTTTAGAGGAGAGACCTCAGAGGAAG cctGTCCAGCCCAGTGATGATGCCGCTCCAGCTGTCTCTGATGAGCCGATGGAACACTGA
- the rpl27a gene encoding 60S ribosomal protein L27a isoform X2, with the protein MPTRNSKTRKLRGHVSHGHGRVGKHRKHPGGRGNAGGMHHHRINFDKYHPGYFGKVGMRHYHLKRNTIYCPTINLDKLWTLVSEQTRLNHAQKPDGPAPVIDVVRAGYFKVLGKGKLPKQPVIVKAKFFSRRAEEKIKGVGGACVLTA; encoded by the exons ATG CCCACTAGGAACTCTAAGACCAGGAAGCTCCGTGGTCATGTGAGCCATGGACACGGCCGTGTGG gtaaacACAGGAAACACCCTGGAGGTCGTGGTAACGCTGGTGGCATGCACCATCACCGCATTAACTTCGATAAATA CCATCCAGGGTACTTTGGGAAGGTGGGTATGAGGCACTACCATCTGAAGCGGAACACGATCTACTGCCCCACCATCAACCTGGACAAGCTGTGGACGCTGGTCAGTGAGCAGACCCGACTGAACCACGCTCAGAAACCTGATGGCCCCGCCCCTGTTATTGATGTTGTCCGTGCT ggttaCTTTAAGGTGCTGGGTAAAGGTAAACTCCCCAAACAGCCCGTCATTGTCAAGGCCAAATTCTTCAGCCGGCGGGCGGAGGAAAAGATCAAAGGAGTAGGCGGAGCCTGTGTACTCACTGCGTAA
- the rpl27a gene encoding 60S ribosomal protein L27a isoform X1 — translation MLFVCVLVVFIRFKHQTVGFTRTVTPRCCEPDSPTRNSKTRKLRGHVSHGHGRVGKHRKHPGGRGNAGGMHHHRINFDKYHPGYFGKVGMRHYHLKRNTIYCPTINLDKLWTLVSEQTRLNHAQKPDGPAPVIDVVRAGYFKVLGKGKLPKQPVIVKAKFFSRRAEEKIKGVGGACVLTA, via the exons atgttgtttgtttgtgtgctgGTGGTATTTATTAGATTTAAACACCAGACGGTTGGTTTTACTCGGACTGTGACTCCGCGGTGCTGTGAGCCGGATTCA CCCACTAGGAACTCTAAGACCAGGAAGCTCCGTGGTCATGTGAGCCATGGACACGGCCGTGTGG gtaaacACAGGAAACACCCTGGAGGTCGTGGTAACGCTGGTGGCATGCACCATCACCGCATTAACTTCGATAAATA CCATCCAGGGTACTTTGGGAAGGTGGGTATGAGGCACTACCATCTGAAGCGGAACACGATCTACTGCCCCACCATCAACCTGGACAAGCTGTGGACGCTGGTCAGTGAGCAGACCCGACTGAACCACGCTCAGAAACCTGATGGCCCCGCCCCTGTTATTGATGTTGTCCGTGCT ggttaCTTTAAGGTGCTGGGTAAAGGTAAACTCCCCAAACAGCCCGTCATTGTCAAGGCCAAATTCTTCAGCCGGCGGGCGGAGGAAAAGATCAAAGGAGTAGGCGGAGCCTGTGTACTCACTGCGTAA